Proteins encoded within one genomic window of Episyrphus balteatus chromosome 1, idEpiBalt1.1, whole genome shotgun sequence:
- the LOC129913239 gene encoding serendipity locus protein delta-like, which produces MESKEFPKILHLRCLLCSRNDPNTGFYYIFQKHMPKSNRTIKAVLTHLAKCIKENFNFDYYSTVCGLCFEKLSEYDETMVQLLTHQKNLGQMLEKAIQRLKNGTDMESVDDEDNEFDLITEEHDDHDSQSVKDEVASECSIKSDDDDQSDSNDMNEDSTNLSFQCTSCDDTFKSNRALQMHLKSHINLVTCSVCGKIMHF; this is translated from the coding sequence atggaatCTAAAGAATTCCCTAAAATTTTGCACTTAAGATGCTTATTGTGCTCTCGAAATGATCCCAACACTGGATTctattacatttttcaaaaacatatgcCAAAATCAAATAGAACAATAAAGGCTGTTCTAACGCATTTGGCCAAATGCATTAAAGAAAACTTCAATTTCGATTACTATTCCACCGTGTGTGGTTTATGCTTTGAAAAACTATCGGAATACGATGAAACAATGGTTCAATTACTAACTCATCAAAAAAATCTAGGCCAAATGTTGGAAAAAGCTATACAAAGATTAAAAAATGGAACTGATATGGAATCTGTTGATGATGAAGACAATGAATTTGATCTAATTACCGAAGAACATGATGATCATGATTCTCAGTCTGTCAAAGACGAAGTTGCTAGCGAATGTTCCATAAAAAGCGACGACGATGATCAATCTGATAGCAATGATATGAATGAAGATTCTACAAATCTTTCATTTCAATGCACTAGTTGCGACGATACTTTTAAATCAAATAGAGCCTTGCAAATGCACCTTAAAAGCCATATAAATTTGGTAACATGTTCAGTTTGTggaaaaataatgcatttttaa